The DNA sequence TCAGCGAGGTGGGATTCGATGATGTCGTGGGATCCTTCGAGGTCTGCAATGGTCCGGGCGATCTTTATGATCCTGTGGTAGGCGCGGGCGCTCAGGCCCAGTTTCTTCGCCATGGATTCCAAGAATAGCGTGCAATTCCGCGACAGGCGACAGAAAGACCGGATCTCTCTTGCGGACATGCGTGAGTTTGAATGAATGGGAAGGGCATGAAAACGGTCTTTCTGTATGGATCGGGCCTTCATGACCCGCTCTCGCACGGTCTCAGAGCTCTCTCCGAGACGGCCGGCGCTCAGCTCCCCATAAGGGACTGCCGGGACCTCGATCTGGATGTCGATCCGGTCGAGGAGGGGCCCGGAGATGCGGCCCCTGTAGAAGGCGATCTGTTTTGGCGTGCAGGAACAGGCCTTCCTGGGGTCTCCAAGGTGACCGCAAGGACAGGGGTTCTGGGCGCAGACAAGGGTGAATCTGGCCGGAAACGTGAGAGTGAGGCTCGCCCGGGAGATAGTCACCATTCCGTCTTCGAGGGGCTGTCTCAGGCCTTCGAGGACGTTTTTCTTGAATTCAGGAAGTTCATCCAGAAAGAGGACCCCGTTGTGGGCCAGGCTCACCTGGCCGGGCCGGGGGACTGCACCTCCCCCGATGAGACCAGCATCCGAGATGCTGTGATGGGGGGCACAGAAGGGGCGTTCGGTGATGAGGGGCTGATCCGGGTGCAGGAGCCCGGCCACGCTGTAGATGGCGGTCGTCTCCAAGGCCTCTTCGAACGAAAGGGGTGGGAGTATGGA is a window from the Deltaproteobacteria bacterium genome containing:
- a CDS encoding YifB family Mg chelatase-like AAA ATPase, whose translation is HHLSEVVEFLLQMRTIDPADGSIVRNPVRDHTCGDFQDVIGQEHAKRALEVAAAGGHNVLMVGPPGSGKTMLARRIPSILPPLSFEEALETTAIYSVAGLLHPDQPLITERPFCAPHHSISDAGLIGGGAVPRPGQVSLAHNGVLFLDELPEFKKNVLEGLRQPLEDGMVTISRASLTLTFPARFTLVCAQNPCPCGHLGDPRKACSCTPKQIAFYRGRISGPLLDRIDIQIEVPAVPYGELSAGRLGESSETVRERVMKARSIQKDRFHALPIHSNSRMSAREIRSFCRLSRNCTLFLESMAKKLGLSARAYHRIIKIARTIADLEGSHDIIESHLAEAVQYRSLDRTLHV